Proteins encoded together in one Impatiens glandulifera chromosome 1, dImpGla2.1, whole genome shotgun sequence window:
- the LOC124928203 gene encoding uncharacterized protein LOC124928203, which translates to MNSKTDAEFGSVNWIESGFTKSCGNFRTTNIDVVEEVDIFSHVLCREKIKRGGCLRIYPRGGDIWAIYKNWSSEWNRETPSEVRHQYEMVEVMMDYDEEDGVHESTEVEKGLMICQNAVGIWILQQQQEQEEAEAGKHKVIS; encoded by the exons ATGAACTCCAAAACTGATGCGGAGTTCGGATCAGTGAATTGGATAGAATCTGGCTTTACGAAATCTTGTGGAAATTTTAGGACAACAAACATTGATGTGGTTGAAGAAGTGGACATCTTTTCTCATGTATTGTgcagagaaaaaataaaacggGGAGGATGCCTTAGAATATATCCTAGGGGCGGAGATATATGGGCCATATATAAGAACTGGTCATCGGAATGGAACAGGGAGACCCCCTCTGAAGTTAGGCATCAATATGAGATGGTGGAAGTTATGATGGattatgatgaagaagatggagTGCATGAGTCCACAG AGGTGGAGAAAGGACTGATGATCTGCCAGAATGCTGTTGGGATCTGGATCCTTCAACAGCagcaagaacaagaagaagctgAAGCTGGGAAACATAAAGTGATATCTTAA